One genomic region from Zalophus californianus isolate mZalCal1 chromosome 14, mZalCal1.pri.v2, whole genome shotgun sequence encodes:
- the FAM210A gene encoding protein FAM210A codes for MQWNVPRSVFRLAHRTCMEPHKANLFGRCQNLKGPLLLYKAESRVVLVQGPQKQWLHLSAVQCVAKERKPFTAHPPQPGVLHHKQWEQDILSKRIMSSNATSPGTPSEKKEEPDPLQDKSISLYQRFKKTFRQYGKVLIPVHLITSGVWFGTFYYAAIKGVNVIPFLELIGLPDSIVNILKNSQSGNALTAYALFKIATPARYTVTLGGTSFTVKYLRSRGYMSTPPPVKEYLQDRMEETKELLTEKMEETKDRLTEKLQETKEKVSFKKKVE; via the exons ATGCAATGGAATGTACCAAGGTCTGTATTCCGACTGGCACATAGGACATGCATGGAACCACATAAAGCCAATCTTTTTGGACGCTGTCAAAACCTAAAGGGACCATTACTTTTGTATAAAGCTGAATCCAGAGTAGTTTTGGTACAGGGCCCTCAAAAACAATGGCTACATTTATCTGCTGTCCAGTGTGTTGCAAAGGAAAGGAAGCCATTCACTGCTCATCCACCCCAACCAGGGGTCCTTCACCATAAACAGTGGGAGCAAGATATTTTATCCAAGAGGATTATGTCATCCAATGCCACATCCCCTGGAACTCCTtcggaaaaaaaggaagaacctGATCCTTTACAAGACAAATCTATTAGTCTTTATCAAcgatttaagaaaacatttagacAATATGGAAAAGTTTTGATTCCAGTGCATCTAATAACTTCTGGTGTTTGGTTTGGAACAttttattatgcagccataaa AGGCGTGAATGTCATTCCTTTTCTAGAACTCATTGGGTTACCAGACAGCATAGTAAACATTCTGAAAAATTCCCAGAGTGGAAATGCACTAACAGCATATGCCTTGTTTAAG ATTGCAACACCTGCCCGATATACTGTGACTTTGGGAGGAACCTCCTTCACTGTGAAGTACTTGCGTAGTCGGGGCTACATGTCGACACCGCCTCCTGTTAAGGAATATCTACAAGACAGGATGGAAGAGACCAAGGAGCTTCtcacagagaaaatggaagaaacaaaggATAGACTCACTGAAAAATtacaagaaaccaaagaaaaagtttcttttaagaaaaaagtggAATAG